The following are from one region of the Polaribacter marinaquae genome:
- a CDS encoding YbjQ family protein, with protein sequence MILTTTNNIENFKIVDYLGIVTGTAYDSSYSANGSKLSFKDMFSMSKYYEKYSLALEGIKEKAFQNLKNNATKLGANAVVGIQLDVEPLANSSTLLVSITGTAVKVK encoded by the coding sequence ATGATTTTAACAACTACAAACAACATAGAAAATTTTAAAATAGTAGATTATTTAGGTATTGTAACGGGTACAGCTTACGATTCTAGTTATTCTGCTAACGGATCTAAACTATCTTTTAAAGATATGTTTAGTATGTCTAAATATTACGAAAAATATAGTTTAGCATTAGAAGGTATTAAAGAAAAAGCATTTCAGAATTTAAAAAACAATGCGACAAAGTTAGGTGCAAATGCAGTTGTTGGTATACAATTAGATGTAGAACCGCTTGCAAACTCGTCTACATTATTGGTTTCTATCACTGGTACAGCTGTTAAAGTAAAATAA
- a CDS encoding head GIN domain-containing protein, whose protein sequence is MKNLILVCAFIVGLSTYAQNTIKQDLGDFNTLKVYNGIELELIKASNQKIEITGEKANLVKIKNVNNTLKLSLPFSLKPSDNSAEGKILIKLYYNKNIDLIDVNEGATITSKDFNQDKVSLNAQERGFINLTTKTKYLSIRATSGGIIKVSGASKNQEVDLDLYGIYHGFNLKSTGNSNVKAGTGAKAEINAGETLNAKVSFGGTIFYKGNPEVVKDKKVIGGIIEKRN, encoded by the coding sequence ATGAAAAATTTAATCTTAGTATGTGCTTTTATTGTTGGTTTATCAACATACGCACAAAATACAATTAAACAAGATCTAGGAGACTTTAACACGCTTAAAGTATATAATGGTATAGAATTAGAATTGATTAAAGCTTCTAACCAAAAAATAGAAATTACAGGTGAGAAGGCAAATCTTGTAAAAATCAAAAATGTAAATAATACATTAAAACTTTCTTTACCTTTTTCTTTAAAACCATCAGATAATTCTGCAGAAGGTAAAATACTTATTAAATTATATTACAATAAAAATATAGATTTAATTGATGTAAATGAAGGTGCAACTATTACTAGTAAAGATTTTAACCAAGATAAAGTATCTTTAAATGCACAAGAAAGAGGTTTTATTAACTTAACTACAAAAACAAAGTATTTAAGTATTAGAGCAACTTCTGGCGGTATTATTAAAGTTTCTGGTGCATCTAAAAACCAAGAAGTAGATTTAGATTTGTATGGTATTTACCATGGTTTTAATTTAAAATCTACAGGTAATTCTAATGTTAAAGCTGGTACAGGTGCAAAAGCAGAAATAAATGCTGGCGAAACTTTAAATGCTAAAGTAAGTTTTGGTGGTACAATATTTTATAAAGGAAACCCAGAAGTTGTAAAAGACAAAAAGGTTATTGGTGGTATTATCGAGAAAAGAAATTAA
- a CDS encoding Sec-independent protein translocase subunit TatA/TatB, whose product MNNLSIFFGFVSGPQIAIILVVVLLLFGGKKIPELMKGLGSGIKEFKNASKEENPEEKLEEKK is encoded by the coding sequence ATGAATAATTTATCTATTTTTTTTGGATTTGTTAGCGGACCTCAAATTGCAATTATACTTGTAGTTGTTTTATTATTATTTGGTGGAAAAAAAATACCAGAATTAATGAAAGGTTTAGGTAGCGGAATTAAGGAATTTAAAAACGCTTCTAAAGAAGAAAATCCAGAAGAAAAACTAGAAGAAAAAAAGTAG
- a CDS encoding LytTR family DNA-binding domain-containing protein, whose amino-acid sequence MKAIFSWLNKPYYFNPKPLYKLKISIYHGLFIFLFLYIFRPFYLHEFDEIILPYTIGIGITAFVATFLILYLPALIFKDYFSEDNWTIGRNLLLMFVGVTFIGVALWYFGEIYKEPYNLRKINLLQFLSYTFLVSLIPLTFFVFLNEKNIRLRREKKVKEIRELKKVQELNNTEKLTKEVSITSENGKEKISFCIDNLVYVTSQGNYASFFIKKDDKINEKILRVTLAKIIAKLEKYPTIIRCHKSYIVNTNYITDISGNARGYLLKSKVIEIDIPVSRSFSKQSLLRLIS is encoded by the coding sequence ATGAAAGCTATTTTTTCATGGTTAAATAAACCGTATTATTTTAATCCTAAACCTCTGTATAAGTTAAAGATAAGTATTTATCATGGTTTATTTATTTTTCTTTTTTTATATATTTTTAGACCTTTTTATCTACACGAATTTGATGAAATTATATTACCATATACCATAGGTATTGGTATTACAGCTTTTGTTGCCACTTTTTTAATTTTATACTTACCAGCACTTATTTTTAAAGATTATTTTAGTGAAGATAATTGGACTATAGGCAGAAATTTATTATTAATGTTTGTTGGTGTAACCTTTATAGGAGTTGCTTTATGGTATTTTGGTGAAATTTATAAAGAACCCTATAACCTAAGAAAAATAAACCTTTTACAATTCTTATCATATACTTTTTTAGTTAGCCTTATACCCTTAACATTTTTTGTATTTCTAAATGAAAAAAATATAAGATTACGAAGAGAAAAAAAGGTTAAAGAAATTAGAGAATTAAAAAAAGTACAAGAACTAAATAACACAGAAAAATTAACTAAAGAAGTTAGTATAACATCAGAAAATGGTAAAGAGAAAATTAGTTTTTGTATCGACAATTTAGTGTATGTAACTTCGCAAGGAAATTATGCAAGTTTTTTTATTAAAAAAGATGACAAAATTAATGAGAAAATATTACGAGTTACACTTGCAAAAATTATTGCAAAATTAGAAAAATATCCTACTATTATTAGATGTCATAAAAGTTATATTGTAAACACCAATTATATTACAGATATTTCTGGAAATGCAAGAGGTTATTTATTAAAATCTAAGGTTATTGAAATAGATATACCTGTATCTAGAAGTTTTTCTAAGCAATCATTATTAAGATTAATTAGTTAA
- a CDS encoding SPFH domain-containing protein — protein MISPPFIIFIVIIGLIIFASFFIVKQQSAAIIERFGKFQSIRQSGLQFKIPLIDKVSGKLSLKIQQLDVIIETKTLDDVFVKLKVSVQYKVIRDKVYDAFYKLDYPHDQITSFVFDVVRAEVPKMKLDDVFVKKDDIAIAVKRELQEYMTDYGYDIIKTLVTDIDPDAQVKAAMNRINAADREKTAAQFEGDAQRILIVERAKAEAESKRLQGQGIADQRREIARGLEESVEVLNKVGINSQEASALIVVTQHYDTLQSIGQETNSNLILLPNSPQAGSQMLNDMVASFTASNQIGEAMKNAKTKKLEE, from the coding sequence ATGATATCACCACCATTTATTATTTTTATTGTTATAATCGGATTAATAATTTTTGCATCATTTTTTATTGTAAAACAGCAAAGCGCAGCTATTATAGAACGTTTCGGAAAATTTCAAAGCATAAGACAATCTGGTCTTCAATTTAAAATACCTTTAATAGATAAAGTTTCTGGTAAGTTAAGTTTAAAAATTCAGCAGTTAGATGTAATTATAGAAACAAAAACTTTAGATGATGTATTTGTAAAATTAAAAGTTTCTGTACAATACAAAGTTATAAGAGATAAAGTTTATGATGCGTTTTATAAATTAGATTATCCTCACGATCAAATTACTTCTTTTGTTTTTGATGTTGTAAGAGCAGAAGTACCAAAAATGAAATTAGATGACGTTTTTGTTAAAAAAGATGATATTGCAATTGCAGTAAAAAGAGAATTACAAGAATACATGACAGATTATGGTTATGATATTATTAAAACTTTAGTAACAGATATAGATCCAGATGCCCAAGTAAAAGCTGCCATGAATAGAATTAACGCTGCAGATAGAGAAAAAACAGCAGCACAATTTGAAGGAGATGCACAACGTATTTTAATTGTAGAAAGAGCTAAAGCAGAAGCAGAAAGCAAGCGTTTACAAGGACAAGGTATTGCAGACCAAAGAAGAGAAATTGCACGTGGTTTAGAAGAATCTGTAGAAGTTTTAAACAAAGTTGGTATCAACTCGCAAGAAGCATCTGCTTTAATTGTTGTAACACAACATTATGATACTTTACAATCTATAGGACAAGAAACAAATAGTAATTTAATTTTATTACCAAACTCGCCACAAGCAGGTAGCCAAATGCTAAACGATATGGTTGCAAGTTTTACAGCAAGTAACCAAATTGGCGAAGCAATGAAAAATGCTAAAACTAAAAAATTAGAAGAATAA